One Lycium barbarum isolate Lr01 chromosome 5, ASM1917538v2, whole genome shotgun sequence genomic window carries:
- the LOC132641027 gene encoding oxygen-evolving enhancer protein 2, chloroplastic-like, which produces MASTQGFLHYHPPSKPPLVPLKGVSTLKPNQLVCRVQKDQQDNYGNSVSVSRRLALAVLIGAAAIGSKGSPANAAYGESANVFGKPKKNTDFLPYNGDGFKLQIPSKWNPSKEVEYPGQVLRFEDNFDPNSNVIVIVTPTDKKSITDYGSPEQFLSQVDFLLGKQVYFGKTDAEGGFESDAVATANVLETSSATVGGKEYYYSTVLTRTADGDEGGKHQLITATVNDGKLYICKAQAGDKRWFKGARKFVENTASSFSLA; this is translated from the exons ATGGCTTCCACTCAAGGTTTCTTGCACTATCATCCACCGTCTAAACCTCCCTTAGTACCATTGAAGGGTGTTTCAACACTCAAGCCTAACCAATTGGTCTGTCGTGTCCAAAAAGATCAACAAGATAATTATGGCAACAGTGTTTCTGTCTCTCGTAGATTGGCTCTCGCAGTTCTCATTGGTGCTGCTGCTATTGGTTCCAAAGGTTCCCCTGCTAATGCTGCTTATGGAGAATCTG CCAATGTTTTTGGGAAGCCAAAGAAAAACACCGATTTCTTGCCCTACAATGGAGATggattcaagctgcaaatcccaTCCAAATGGAATCCAAGCAAGGAAGTAGAATACCCTGGCCAAGTTCTCAGATTTGAAGACAACTTTGATCCCAACAGCAATGTCATTGTCATCGTTACTCCGACTGACAAGAAGTCCATCACTGACTATGGTTCACCAGAACAATTCCTCTCTCAA GTGGACTTTCTGTTAGGAAAACAAGTTTACTTTGGCAAAACTGATGCGGAG GGTGGATTTGAATCAGATGCAGTGGCCACCGCAAACGTATTGGAGACATCAAGTGCAACAGTAGGAGGGAAGGAATACTACTACTCGACTGTATTGACAAGAACTGCTGATGGAGATGAAGGTGGAAAGCACCAGTTAATCACAGCCACAGTAAATGATGGAAAACTTTACATTTGCAAAGCACAAGCTGGTGACAAGAGATGGTTCAAGGGAGCTAGAAAGTTTGTGGAGAATACTGCAAGTTCTTTCAGTCTTGCATAA